The Rhizoctonia solani chromosome 1, complete sequence sequence cctagatatattttaggtaaaccccataagtcttaagtcttacttaagcatatataagtcctatacttattaggcaaatcctataaatcctgtacattagtcaggtaaccctcttacttaaggtactatcctagagaccttaagtatacatacccttagtcacttaggcttaagtaacattagtctaaggtactatacataaccaaccacctgcacttcatagttgctagactatttgttaggagttgttattcctgataacctagcctatattgtgcatatattctgtgcatatattctgattcttaatactagttcttagttattcccatatacattttgtatatagtaattctttcttactcctgtacttacacaactcttaacattggtgaccaccgcagggcttagtgttggttatctttaattcttacctgtaatcttttgtacaagctttcatactttgtatatacattctaaTTGTGATACTCTACTAACCTTCTTTTATGTCTAGAAGATCAAGTAGACCTGCATCCTCTAATAGGACCCCTTGGgacacaagactttcaagagaaggtatgcctagacatagtacccctagaagctctgtgcttcctagagacagcatacctacagatagtcccaacaacccttttggacctactaggtactctattgagcaatcctctcctgaggagctagtgattccccaacctatccaaccctatgaatcacccatcaagccacatgcttccatgccagccttggaagaccctcaaacaggacctagtagctcaagaagaaTATCACCCCACtctcataagtcatcatccagacactctccaagattgtctcctttggaatatgaagctagtcaggaagcaaacaagctagctaagccaagttcttctaTAAGGAAACCTTCACCTTTTGGTCATAAAGCTAGCTCAGCTAACTTCCAGAGGATGATACCTGTATTTGGACTCCCTGATATAGAGATGTTGGAACCTTCCTCTAGTAAACCTCAGCCCTCTGAGCCTATGAactctcatgagcttaagagaTCTAAAGGAAAGATTTCTGAAGCCCACATATCTAAGCATAGGGAAACTCAAGCTGCCTTACTGGATCCTAATGATAGGtcttttactaatgacccagcaatccagaagtacctaccctattctccttccactaccttataccctttaaatgaagaatctccaggagaattcaactatcagcctGACTGTACCCAAATGACCTCTTGGTGCAGGAAGAACCCTCAAGCCAATAGTTTTAGGAAAGTCTACAGGCAGCTAGGAAgagtattctatcatgtggagATACCTCCAGCCCATGAGAATCGCTACCCCTCACCTTCTTGTGAGCAATgggcttctcactacttcaaactactagatactgtagtaacCTTTAGACCTACATGTTGCATTACTACCAAGTTAGTtcctgctcaagaaatcaaccatTGGCCTGAATATGGTAAGTTACACATAGACCTGAATAAACTAATCAAGAGAACTGTTCATAGCGTCTATGACATGGAGGAGCTATTGCCCATTCCTGAATGGCCAGAACATGACTGTTTATTCACCTCTCATTCCTTTGAGGTAGTTGCTGTCACTTATAGGGATCAGATGGAGCGTTTCATTCAGAAGCTATATGagatccttggtagacaacttcagactggaccaccttccccagtcatctctgcaggacatctcagtgaggtagaacctggacaagaacaCCTTAGGGATAGGACCCTACAACTCAAGCAAGATATGACCCTTTTAGTGCCCAAAAgttctagagcctcttctgtcactccacaggaggcggctcaagaaaacttactaagGAGTCTTATCAAACCCACTAGTCAAGTTACTATTGCTAGTCCTTTACTTCCAGATCCTCAAGTTTCTCCTCCAACTGTAACCCTGCACACCTCCAGTAGCACTcctccaggacaacctcctagtagtcttcattcatccaaagcctctcttactgttactatgcaaccTAGGTATTTAGGACCTGATAATGGAACCACACTTATTCCCTCAGAACCTTTACCATCACCTCCTAGCTCTATtgctacttcttcctctagatCTATACCCTTAGGAAGAATACCAGAAGAGTCACCCCATGTAACATTACAAGTCCCACCTACCTTAGAAAGGACTGAGAGACTTAGGAGAGAAGCTGCTAGATCTCTAGGACCTAGACCACCTACTCCTAGACCCACTATAGTCCCTTCCACTAGTTCAGAAGAAACCTTACCATCATCACCCAGAGGTAATGCAAGTGTTCCTATTGCCCAACCTTCAGCtatacctcctttcaatatacaagcccttgaagactacatcaacaatctttcagatggaagtatagatggcttaagttcttctgaatcatcaactggaagagaccaagtagccccaGAACTAATAGCCCCAGCTACTCCTGCTGATTCTATTACTTCTGTCTCAAGTGCTGCTACTCATACCATGCAAATTCCAGTAGCGCAGTCTACTCCCAGGATTAGGAGCCAAGTAGaagaggataatgttaggaATATACCTTATAATCCACCTTCAAGCAACGCTGCTagaagagttagccttgcaggcccaagtattcctcttagagatccacctccacatgctGACTTTATGAATcgcagatcttccttgggagcaaatcggcgatcctcaggaagaccagctataccagCTGAATCCTTTACCAGAGTATCTACAATCCCAGAAGAGCGCTCCTCTAGACTAGCTGAAAGTGCTCACAGGAGACCTACCTCctctcctgaatcaagaagaactcctctaagtatccataccaatttaccttacttacaggagcagccagcaccagttactagagaagaagctaatatgagtaggagaggaaacttcttagcccctctactagcacctgtcccacaacttcaagtacctccagcaccacccattgacaggactaggttacctcctcatattgtaggacgtatggtctcctctagaaggtttagtgagctgtttaatgatccacctcctagggatcaacttagagatagactagctcccatagctgaaggaggaggaggaaatgaccCACCATATGATAGCAAGGAGGGAGATTTTGATAACTCTGGTAGAAGAAGGAACAACCCACCTAGAAGAAATGGAGGAGGACCTCCCAACGACCCAGAAGATccaggaaatgaaccatacgctcaagcaaatgcagctagagctagacctttcAATCCAGCTCCTGTACACTTTGATACTAAGCTGAAACCTGACATAATCCCAGAGTGGGATGGAGACACTAAGAAGCTGTTgcgctggatgacatccatcaacaacatagctgagtatagtagctacactagaattcagcttggacagcagATTCCTCTCAGGTTTACAGGAAGAGCTCTTAGATGGTTCAATGCATTAGATAAGGACTATAGGCAAATTATAACTGAAGATTGGCCAGCACTTAGGCAAGCTATCACtatccacttcatgaataggaccttcctgaacagaagcaagaatgaagccatgcgcatcaggttcagggataaagatcattcagaagagaccccagaagactatgtcatcaggaagatggaagctctcactattgtcagtgactggactgactctgaattaatctttgaaatcatgaatggtgctcctaagtcctggaccacgcatatagacacctcaagaatagtcacttgggaagacttccttgacaagattgcatggcatgaggaggaccttttgggaaaagattcttcTCATAACTCTGACATACAGCGTCAACTACACCAGATGCAATCTACTCTCAAGAGACTAGAAGGAAACAGGCACTCTAGGCCAAGTGCACGTTCACACTTAGCAGGATCTAAACCAgtaggatggcatcaaaataatcctccaccaaaataccctaaggatgactctacagtatctaaaggtaaaactcctaaagacaagaaagctagaccttgtagacactgtggaagtatgatgcactgggatagagactgtaagcatgccaagaagaactccagatttgtgcgatcacatatggcacaagcagatgatgatgaatgggaagcccaggaagcttatgaagatctctgtgatgaagcctaccttgatgaaacagaatatgacactgaaggagaagagtctgtttctgaggaagagcaggattttcataagccccttcagtcattagctgtctctacctccagcgctaagcccagctctggattccaggaggaacagcatggtctggaggggaccactgtcagccagggtactaactctgctgaccagggcagtaaggaatctgattcatctgtatcttctggatatgtacaacccaagctccccactaggaagagccttaataagaaactgaaaatggctagtagtcatacagctactgccaagaatggagaagaaatcactctcaagcgatcaatgtcaagaccaccaggaactgcTTTCTTTGGATCTAAAGCCACCATTATCAAAGGTTGGCTTCAGACAAATAATGGACCTAAGAAGCGCAtcacctttgactcaggatcagagatcactctcattaatgagtcaatacttaaaactctagacccatcacctagagtgcgtattggacaaaaactcaagttaattcaagttactgggaatagcagcttatcacagtatatttcccttcctatcatctttgatactgaacaaggattagttaaaatgattgtagaagcctacatAGTTCCTAACATGAACACACCTTTTATCTTAGGAACAGACTTTGCATCTCAGTATCAACTGTCATTAGTTAGGAATGGAGAAggaacaaggatagtttttggggatacaggacgttctattcctgtggaagaatcagattccagcccaagaattgaccaacaaggtaatacctttatggttgaagttgcgcaaggattcatcaagaattctgagaaaatcaagatctctaagaaagcctacaagaagcgactccaacataggaaattacctcccaatactgtcaaagtaaaagtctatgagacagttaccatcccagcgcataccatcaagctcatcaaagtcaagacaatatggaaggaaggtcaagcctctggatttatggacagatctttcaattcccatcgacaagaagaacatctgtttgcaataacagactgcctgatagataggaacaatcctaagattcaggtttctaacctatcagaacatcctttaagattgcaaggaggagagattcttggatatatgcatgatcccaacgaataccttgcaaaggaaaaggacattactaaggaagaaaaagacagcattATCAAGTATGCTACCTTAGTACAAGCCATGGTGCAGAGGAAAGCTGAAGAAAAGCCTACTGcacaagaagaggaattaatgAAGTTGCCGGAAGGAGGACCCAAGACTGCTGAAGTACCTGACCCAGAACCTGTCCCTTCAGATAGATTCCTTCAAGAAGTTAATTTCTCAGAACATCTCACTCCTAATCAAAGGGCTAAACTAGAAAAAGTCTTGCGCAAGCATGAGTTAGCCTTTGGATTAGATGGTAGACTTGGTACTCATATCACTCAACTGGAAATTAGACTAAggccaggaactaaagaaatatctctaaccccttaccatgcttctccagctaaaagagaagtcattgacaagcagattgaggaatggcttaaacttggagtcattgagccatccaagagtgcttggggatttCCTGTTATAGTAGTCTATCGCAACAGTAAACCCAGACTATGTGTGGATTACAGACGTCTCAATGAAGTAGCTATACCAGATGAgtatcccttaccaaaaCAAACTGACATCTTGCATGCCTTGGAAGGATCTCAATGGCTTACTACCTTAGATGCGCTAGCTGGTTTCACTCAGCTAACCATTAAGGAggaagacagagagaaacttgctttcagatgtcacaacggccattggcaacctaccaaactactctttggatatagaaatggaccagcagagttccagcgtgtcatgaataggatactTTCCAGATTTCTATGGCAATTTGCcctagtatatattgatgacatagtgatctatagtgttgagtttgaagaccattgcaatcacttagatcaagtcttaggagctattgaagaagctgaaatcaccctatctccaaagaaatgtcacattggataccaatcactaCTATTGCTAGGACAGAAGGTATCAAGATTAGGTCTATCAACCCATAAGGAAAAAGTTGACGCTATCTTAGAGTTGGAACCCCCTAAAAATGTTCCTACCTTACAAACTTTCctagggatgatgacttatttctctagctatattcccttctactcatggattgtagcgcctttgttcaagcttctcaagaaaggaacagcttggtcttgggaggaaaaggaacaacagGCGTTTGAACTTGCTAAAGAGGCCCTTGCATCTGCCCCAGTAATGGCTTATcctattattggaaaaccatacagattatatacagatgcatgcgactatggccttggaggaatattacagcaagtccaatccatcaagataAAAGACCTAAAGGGGACaaaggcatacaagtacttaaggggggaatatgacaaaggaaacccagttcccagaatgacaattcctgcttccaagcagagagacgacgtgactgggggggatacatgggataagcaagactttgaagaaacaactgtacaagtggagcgagtcattgcttattggtcaaggattctaaaagaagcagaaagaaactactccccaacagagcgcaaagcattagccctcaaggaagcacttgtgaaatttcaggtatacttggaaggagctgaatttgttgctatcacagatcacgccgctctcacttggagcaagacttacaataatgtcaacagaagactcatgacatggggcctagtattctcagcctacccaggaatgcagattgtgcaccgcgcaggaagagtacatgacaatgcagatcctatctcaagacttaggaggagaACCCCATATCATACCAGCCCTCTGGCAGATCAATCAactccactcaagctcaacatggaggaagacccattaagaaacctctacaaggagataaatgaacgttttgaagagaaacttcttagagttgcaagcgcattcacccagagttacaaaattggaaatagccagaagcccatcaagaagtggatacccacaccggcagaagctatatcttatcaaacaactacctcatactctgtggaaatatcaataaactcagaagaaatcacaaggttcatagaagcatacaagaaggactcccATTTCAAGCAAGTgatggaagagttcaagttgcaccacaatccactcaatccacccttccatcaataccagataggagataatggattgatctactttatagattcccaggaaaagtattggctatgtgtacctagggatctacaagtagatattttgaaggaaaatcatgataacctcaatcaaggagcacatgccggttatgctaagacatatcatcgaattgcttctgtttactattggcctaaAATGGCTAGAAGCATTCTGAAGTATGTACACACTTGTGATATCTGTCAGAAAGCAGGACATCGACggcatggacccagaggattccttcaacctttacctattccacagcaaccctttgaagtagtatcaatggacttcatcatggatcttccaccaagtaacaactacaacgctatcctagttattgtggacaaactaactaagtatggacatttcatcccatgtactactcagatagatgaagtacaaacagcgcaactgttccatgatcacatatggtgtcactatggtttacctcggcaagtaatcactgatagagatgctagatggacaggagccttttggggtcacttagttagtatgttaggaattcggcgagcactcaccactgcacatcatcctcagagcaatggacaaacagaaataCTTAATCAAACTACAGAAGTAGCAATTAGAGTATTCACTAACCCAGCTAAGGACAATTGGAGTAAGCTTCTATCAGGATTTGCGCACTCATACAACACAAGTGTGCACACATCCACACAACAGACACCAGCCTTTCTACTCCGCGGATTCCAGCCTCTAACATCAGCTGACTTACTGGCTCTCACTTCTGAGAACATTCCAAGACCAGCCCAAGAGAGTCAAACAGCTGAAGAATTCAAAGAATCCATGGAATTAGCACAATCATTAGCTAAGGACGCTCTCAAAGTAGCTCAGAATTATCAACAGAAATACtataattctgacaagacacatgttacctttgagccaggagatttagtcttaatcaatccccattccttaaacttactcaaacatcagtcagggaaagggaataagctaaatatgcgttatgaaggaccatttgaagtcatggaaagcatatcaccagtagcatataggataagattacctgctagctattgcatacacccaatcattaacatagcacacttggaatcttacaaggcatcacccccagagtttggaagccaacccactcagaatatacctagagaagacttccaacagatgcctgaatatgaggtggaaaggatagtagaagaaaggacaataaagaaaggcaacaagagAATTAGGCAGTACAAAATCCGTTGGCTTGGGTACAGCTCAGAACATGATAGATGGAGGACAGAGAAAGAATTAAGGAATGCTCCAGAAGTAATCAAAGAATGGAAGcaaacctctggctccactatccatcccaatcacaggaagaagaaggagttctaagctccacatggcttcttccatgtaccacaggtgtaactaaaccggtcatatcctccaagataGGAAATAACAACGTACTCAACGTTTGAAGCACTAAGTCAAACCTATCTTATGGAGGATGAATTTTGTATAAATGCTATCACTCAACTCTCTCCATTGCCATCCCACTCACACTGAATACGTCTACTCAGTACTCTATCAATATGTCTTTTGCTCAAAGCTTCTACTGCTTCCCCATCTTCACCACCTATTGCAATGATGTGCCTCTCTCCCCTGAGACAGGTATTATTGAGGCTAATCATGT is a genomic window containing:
- a CDS encoding Retrovirus-related Pol polyprotein from transposon yields the protein MPRHSTPRSSVLPRDSIPTDSPNNPFGPTRYSIEQSSPEELVIPQPIQPYESPIKPHASMPALEDPQTGPSSSRRISPHSHKSSSRHSPRLSPLEYEASQEANKLAKPSSSIRKPSPFGHKASSANFQRMIPVFGLPDIEMLEPSSSKPQPSEPMNSHELKRSKGKISEAHISKHRETQAALLDPNDRSFTNDPAIQKYLPYSPSTTLYPLNEESPGEFNYQPDCTQMTSWCRKNPQANSFRKVYRQLGRVFYHVEIPPAHENRYPSPSCEQWASHYFKLLDTVVTFRPTCCITTKLVPAQEINHWPEYGKLHIDLNKLIKRTVHSVYDMEELLPIPEWPEHDCLFTSHSFEVVAVTYRDQMERFIQKLYEILGRQLQTGPPSPVISAGHLSEVEPGQEHLRDRTLQLKQDMTLLVPKSSRASSVTPQEAAQENLLRSLIKPTSQVTIASPLLPDPQVSPPTVTLHTSSSTPPGQPPSSLHSSKASLTVTMQPRYLGPDNGTTLIPSEPLPSPPSSIATSSSRSIPLGRIPEESPHVTLQVPPTLERTERLRREAARSLGPRPPTPRPTIVPSTSSEETLPSSPRGNASVPIAQPSAIPPFNIQALEDYINNLSDGSIDGLSSSESSTGRDQVAPELIAPATPADSITSVSSAATHTMQIPVAQSTPRIRSQVEEDNVRNIPYNPPSSNAARRVSLAGPSIPLRDPPPHADFMNRRSSLGANRRSSGRPAIPAESFTRVSTIPEERSSRLAESAHRRPTSSPESRRTPLSIHTNLPYLQEQPAPVTREEANMSRRGNFLAPLLAPVPQLQVPPAPPIDRTRLPPHIVGRMVSSRRFSELFNDPPPRDQLRDRLAPIAEGGGGNDPPYDSKEGDFDNSGRRRNNPPRRNGGGPPNDPEDPGNEPYAQANAARARPFNPAPVHFDTKLKPDIIPEWDGDTKKLLRWMTSINNIAEYSSYTRIQLGQQIPLRFTGRALRWFNALDKDYRQIITEDWPALRQAITIHFMNRTFLNRSKNEAMRIRFRDKDHSEETPEDYVIRKMEALTIVSDWTDSELIFEIMNGAPKSWTTHIDTSRIVTWEDFLDKIAWHEEDLLGKDSSHNSDIQRQLHQMQSTLKRLEGNRHSRPSARSHLAGSKPVGWHQNNPPPKYPKDDSTVSKGKTPKDKKARPCRHCGSMMHWDRDCKHAKKNSRFVRSHMAQADDDEWEAQEAYEDLCDEAYLDETEYDTEGEESVSEEEQDFHKPLQSLAVSTSSAKPSSGFQEEQHGLEGTTVSQGTNSADQGSKESDSSVSSGYVQPKLPTRKSLNKKLKMASSHTATAKNGEEITLKRSMSRPPGTAFFGSKATIIKGWLQTNNGPKKRITFDSGSEITLINESILKTLDPSPRVRIGQKLKLIQVTGNSSLSQYISLPIIFDTEQGLVKMIVEAYIVPNMNTPFILGTDFASQYQLSLVRNGEGTRIVFGDTGRSIPVEESDSSPRIDQQGNTFMVEVAQGFIKNSEKIKISKKAYKKRLQHRKLPPNTVKVKVYETVTIPAHTIKLIKVKTIWKEGQASGFMDRSFNSHRQEEHLFAITDCLIDRNNPKIQVSNLSEHPLRLQGGEILGYMHDPNEYLAKEKDITKEEKDSIIKYATLVQAMVQRKAEEKPTAQEEELMKLPEGGPKTAEVPDPEPVPSDRFLQEVNFSEHLTPNQRAKLEKVLRKHELAFGLDGRLGTHITQLEIRLRPGTKEISLTPYHASPAKREVIDKQIEEWLKLGVIEPSKSAWGFPVIVVYRNSKPRLCVDYRRLNEVAIPDEYPLPKQTDILHALEGSQWLTTLDALAGFTQLTIKEEDREKLAFRCHNGHWQPTKLLFGYRNGPAEFQRVMNRILSRFLWQFALVYIDDIVIYSVEFEDHCNHLDQVLGAIEEAEITLSPKKCHIGYQSLLLLGQKVSRLGLSTHKEKVDAILELEPPKNVPTLQTFLGMMTYFSSYIPFYSWIVAPLFKLLKKGTAWSWEEKEQQAFELAKEALASAPVMAYPIIGKPYRLYTDACDYGLGGILQQVQSIKIKDLKGTKAYKYLRGEYDKGNPVPRMTIPASKQRDDVTGGDTWDKQDFEETTVQVERVIAYWSRILKEAERNYSPTERKALALKEALVKFQVYLEGAEFVAITDHAALTWSKTYNNVNRRLMTWGLVFSAYPGMQIVHRAGRVHDNADPISRLRRRTPYHTSPLADQSTPLKLNMEEDPLRNLYKEINERFEEKLLRVASAFTQSYKIGNSQKPIKKWIPTPAEAISYQTTTSYSVEISINSEEITRFIEAYKKDSHFKQVMEEFKLHHNPLNPPFHQYQIGDNGLIYFIDSQEKYWLCVPRDLQVDILKENHDNLNQGAHAGYAKTYHRIASVYYWPKMARSILKYVHTCDICQKAGHRRHGPRGFLQPLPIPQQPFEVVSMDFIMDLPPSNNYNAILVIVDKLTKYGHFIPCTTQIDEVQTAQLFHDHIWCHYGLPRQVITDRDARWTGAFWGHLVSMLGIRRALTTAHHPQSNGQTEILNQTTEVAIRVFTNPAKDNWSKLLSGFAHSYNTSVHTSTQQTPAFLLRGFQPLTSADLLALTSENIPRPAQESQTAEEFKESMELAQSLAKDALKVAQNYQQKYYNSDKTHVTFEPGDLVLINPHSLNLLKHQSGKGNKLNMRYEGPFEVMESISPVAYRIRLPASYCIHPIINIAHLESYKASPPEFGSQPTQNIPREDFQQMPEYEVERIVEERTIKKGNKRIRQYKIRWLGYSSEHDRWRTEKELRNAPEVIKEWKQTSGSTIHPNHRKKKEF